The Candidatus Thermoplasmatota archaeon genome contains the following window.
AATGAGTTTATGGCTTCTCTACGGCATAATACGAGAAGATTTGTCCATAATTGTTGCAAATTTTGTTGGAGTCAGCTGTAACACACTTCTAATAACTATGAAGAAAATATACCAGTAGGATAAGAATAGAAGGATTTTGAGGGAGGAAAAACATATATAACAAAGGATGGGATTAAACATTTGGGTTTGAGATTGAGGAGATAGAATCAGAGTTATTCTTTTGGTGTAATGTTTTATACCGTAAATGTATTATTTTTTTATGAAGCAGTTGGTAATCTTCTTATTGTTAGCCCTTCCTGAAATAGCCATTGGTATGTTTTTAATTCTCATTAAGATATAGTAAACTATATTATTTAAAATGATATGGCATTCTCAGGGACAAACTTATTTAAATGTCTATACATATTCGTATATAGGTGTATAAACATGGCAATTAAAAGAAAGGTTAGAATGGCTGGAGAAAGCCTTGCTGTAACGATTCCCTCTCAAATTGCTCAACTCCATGATATAAAGGAAGGAGATTATTTAGAATTTGCTCCCATTGGATATGGCGAGTTTAAAATCAAAAAGGTATAATCATACCAGCATCCTCTCAAAATGCCTCTATTCTTGCCCTTTTTAGCCTATAATGGTGAAATCCCCTACTTTTCGTTGCAAATATGCTATTCCGTTAAAGGGTCCTCTCCATATTTCTCTGCCAAATCCTGCTGTTTTTCCCCCTTTATTGCCAGTAGTGCAACCGTCCTCTCTTGGTCTTTGGTCAGTTTCTCCCGCTTGTCCGTTTTATTAGTATTATGCATTTGCATATTACTTATATTTTCAATTATCTTACTAATTGTAGATTGGTCAAGCCCGAAAACATCTGCTATCTTCCTTTTGTAAACTTTTGGTTGAAAATTGGACATTTTAGTAATTTCAGCGACGGGCGACGCCCGTCAAAAGTATGCTCTCATTACGTTGAAAATTGGACATTTTAGTAATTTCAGTAAATACTGTTTTTACTAAAATTATTTAGAATATTAGATATTTGTTTTTGTTCTAATTTTAGTCGGGGAAGCAGAAAAGGCTTCGGCAGTTCGATGGAACTGGTGAGGTTCTGCTTCCCTATCGACATTCTCATTTTTAGGATAGGTTATTTCCTTCTTCTTCCAAGACTTCAGACACGATTTCTTTTATTGCATTTCGTAATTCTGTATTTTCTTTAAGGAGTTGGGGATAATCCGTTCCATCGTCTTCCTCCGATTTTTTCTTTACATGCTTCAGCTTCATTTCTTCCAAGAGTTGAATGCGATAAAGGGGGTTATCAATGGCAATCAGAAAGTTGTTCAAAGCATGCTGCATTTCGGCACTTGCAACTGCAAAATTTTTAAACGTGAGTTTTCCAGGGGTTTCCAAATTTACGGAGTTCATTTCTCCTATGGTAGTAGTTATTTTTTCTAAAAGATGCATCTTAAGGGTGGTAAGTTCTTTTTCTTTGACGGAATATTTGCTTACTCCATCTAGGAGTTGTTTCAAAGCCCCCAATGTTTCTTCCTTGCTGGCATCCTGCTCGCAAAATCGAACGGAAATGGCATCAATATTATGGTTAAGATATTTCAGGATATCCAGAAGTTCTTCCTGGGTTTTTCCTTCCAGAGAAATTTGCTGTCCCATGAAAATGCCATAGTCGGAAAGTTTATTTACAATTTTTTGCAATGCTTCCCTGCAAGATTTCTTTTTCATATAAGTGTTGGGTGCATGCCCCCAGAGAGAGAATGGATTTTTTAGGAGATTGCTCAATTCAAAAAATAATTCGTGCAATTTATTTGTATCTTTACCAGTTTTGCATGTTGCCATACTCACAGCCTGTTCAAAAAATATCAAATCCTTAATTGCTTTATCCCAATCTTCACCTTCGATTGATGCTGCCAAATTTTCTTGACCCTGGCGTGTCAGGCGGTAAGGAGATACTCTTTTAATAGGTTCTTCATGGATTGTTTTTGGGTTAGGGTTTTGCATACACTAAAAAGATGTCTGCATTTTTAAAGGTTATCCAATAAATTTTATCTATCAGAAAAGCTTACGATTCAGCAGTAAAAACTACTACATTACGATTTTGTAGGAATATCCCTTTTCTTTTGGGCATATTCTCTCTATCAGAATATTTTTAAACTATAACTACATTGTAGTATTATGCCACCGAAGAAAGAAAAGAAAGGAATAAAACTATCCATAAAAGTGGATGGAGCGGCAAGCGACCCAAGCTCTGGGAAACTGGGCGTAGGGGTTGTGGTAAAATTAGATGATAAAGTTATTAACGAAATATCTGAGAAAGCAGGATTTGGAACAAATAGCGAAGCAGAATACAAAGCGATAATACGAGGGTTGGATGAAGCGATAAAATTACACGAGAAAGGAATAAATTACGACTATGTAGTAATCAACAGCGATAGTCAGTTTGCAATAATGCAATTAAAGGGAGTCTATAAGGTGAAGGCACAGCACCTAATGAAATATTATGGGAAAGCGAGAGAGCTGACGAATAAATTGCAAAAGAAAATGGGAAAGAAAGTCTATTTTAACGATATAAAAAGAATTTACAATCAGCGAGCAGATGAACTTGCTAACATTGCGATTATTGGAAAAAAAGAGTATGAAAAGAAAAGAAAAAGGGAAGAACTTCTAAAGCTTGCAAGTAAAGGAATTGAAGTTATCCCGCTTTCAATTTTTAGAAGGAAGGGATGGGAAAAATTGTATCCATTTTTTTCTTTACTCATGGTTCAACAACAGCTCTAACAAACCGCATCATAATGATGCTGTTTACATCATCGAAGTCGAAGGGAAAAGTTATAAGTATTAATACTTATATAATTTACCACCTACGGTTCATCTACGGTTTGCCTATGGGTGAAAAGAATGTTTGAAAAAATTGAGTATGATATTGGCTGGATGAACGGATGTGATAAAATTCTGTTGTTCATCACTAGAAAATGCCCAGAAGGAATCACGGCAATGGAAATTTCTTATTTGTTTCAAATGAAGTATAGCAATATCCATAACAAACTGAAACGATTAATTACCAATGGCTATCTGAAAAAAATAGAAGGAAAAGAATCCGACGGCAACAATAAAGTAAAAATCCTATATGTTGCGACAAAAAAGGCAAAAAAAAGAGTGAATTATTTGATGGCAAAACATTTTGATAATTGGATACCCATCCCACTGTGAAAAGTTTTACATCAATTTGGCTTATCTCAGGGCAAAAAGGGGGGATATAAATGTATGGGAAGGGCAAAAAAATGCGTGAGAAAGCCTTATAAGACATCCCCCTTCTATAAAATAGATGCTTAAATCCTGTTCGCTTCCATTTTTTCTATTTCAGCCAAAATTTCAGCAAAATCTTCGGCGGCGGTGTGATAGCGGAGATAATCCATTATGATTTTTCGGAGTAGGTCGGAGCGGTGGGGAAAGCCTTCCAACTCAACCCTTCCTTCCAAAAGCTCTTTTGCCTTAAGTGGAACAGCAAATGAAAGAACGGCGATGTCCTTTCTGATTTGGCTCATTTTTCACTTTCACTCATTTTGAGAACTTCTTGTAACAATTTTTTTGCTGGTTTGTTCGTCCACAGCATTTTAATTATTTGGCGTTGTATTTCTTTCGACTGCTTTCCGAAGGGGTAGGCAGGTTGGGGGTTGTCTGGGTCGAAAAGCGTCAAAACAAACAAAATATTTGCCCCCAATGTGCTTAATTTTCCCTTTTCAGCGAATGCTTCCCAGTGCATGTCAAGAAATTCATCTGTTAAGTGGTTAAGGTCGTTCATTTTCCTTCTCCTTCGATTTTTAGATATTTTACTGATTGCTTCCAAATTATTTTGTTGCCCACTTCTAGCTCGTATATGCTGAATTTCTTCAGCATTCCCCTTATTGGTTCCCCATCTGCCAACATAACTTGCACCTGTTTCCCTTTTGCTTCGTTT
Protein-coding sequences here:
- a CDS encoding AbrB/MazE/SpoVT family DNA-binding domain-containing protein; the protein is MAIKRKVRMAGESLAVTIPSQIAQLHDIKEGDYLEFAPIGYGEFKIKKV
- a CDS encoding ribonuclease HI family protein, whose product is MPPKKEKKGIKLSIKVDGAASDPSSGKLGVGVVVKLDDKVINEISEKAGFGTNSEAEYKAIIRGLDEAIKLHEKGINYDYVVINSDSQFAIMQLKGVYKVKAQHLMKYYGKARELTNKLQKKMGKKVYFNDIKRIYNQRADELANIAIIGKKEYEKKRKREELLKLASKGIEVIPLSIFRRKGWEKLYPFFSLLMVQQQL
- a CDS encoding MarR family winged helix-turn-helix transcriptional regulator — its product is MFEKIEYDIGWMNGCDKILLFITRKCPEGITAMEISYLFQMKYSNIHNKLKRLITNGYLKKIEGKESDGNNKVKILYVATKKAKKRVNYLMAKHFDNWIPIPL